In one Streptomyces sp. NBC_01288 genomic region, the following are encoded:
- a CDS encoding bacteriocin fulvocin C-related protein, with amino-acid sequence MIDASGRLGKWFLFRWTRNRGENLVTEWILAFDADCRFCEEVVDRVRVSVDGTLTTAGLTEPRIRDLRVRALGEGAEWAPTLLAVDGDQVRAWTGAALSLRLARLLGPSDSLRVVRALRDLDVLRPPSRRGILKAVPGLALGTFLVTGGLAASPAQAVTRAKGSKASRWVKANLDQLPSGYSEFAAYPADYRRAIYGALSASARSDLWVAHFANYRKTHPGLSAEQSAVLDDATRSAPQIIAGRRQEAAAEGLKAAAVAAFGESEARAILMTLGPADTQGADTQGVAPRSDQGTQVLDCNSQCAGSGSCDTVCYASPFYCNWTNHGCGPLWLGPCSGYCI; translated from the coding sequence GTGATTGACGCTTCCGGACGTCTCGGCAAATGGTTTCTCTTCAGGTGGACCCGAAATCGTGGGGAGAATCTTGTGACCGAGTGGATATTGGCATTCGACGCCGACTGTCGATTCTGCGAGGAAGTGGTGGATCGGGTTCGCGTGTCCGTCGACGGCACGTTGACCACCGCGGGCCTCACCGAACCCCGTATTCGCGACCTGCGCGTGCGTGCCCTGGGAGAAGGCGCCGAGTGGGCTCCGACCCTGTTGGCGGTCGACGGCGATCAGGTGCGGGCATGGACGGGAGCCGCGCTGTCCCTCCGCCTGGCACGGCTGTTGGGGCCCTCGGACTCGCTGCGGGTCGTGCGTGCGCTCCGCGACCTCGATGTGCTGCGGCCTCCGAGCCGTCGGGGAATCCTCAAGGCCGTCCCGGGGCTTGCTCTGGGAACGTTTCTGGTCACCGGCGGCCTGGCGGCCTCTCCCGCGCAGGCGGTGACCCGCGCCAAGGGCAGTAAGGCGTCGCGATGGGTGAAGGCAAACCTCGACCAGCTGCCGTCCGGCTACTCCGAGTTCGCCGCTTACCCCGCGGACTATCGCCGCGCCATCTACGGCGCGCTGTCCGCCTCGGCTCGGAGTGATCTGTGGGTGGCGCACTTCGCGAACTACCGGAAGACACACCCCGGTCTGTCGGCCGAGCAGTCCGCCGTGCTGGACGACGCGACGCGGTCGGCACCGCAGATCATCGCGGGGCGCCGGCAAGAAGCAGCCGCCGAAGGGCTGAAGGCGGCGGCTGTGGCGGCGTTCGGCGAGAGCGAGGCGCGGGCGATTCTCATGACGCTGGGCCCTGCCGACACTCAAGGTGCCGACACGCAAGGTGTGGCGCCTCGGAGCGATCAGGGCACCCAGGTCCTCGACTGCAATTCCCAGTGCGCGGGGAGCGGAAGCTGCGACACCGTGTGCTACGCCTCACCGTTCTACTGCAACTGGACCAATCACGGCTGCGGTCCACTGTGGCTGGGACCGTGCAGCGGGTACTGCATTTAA
- a CDS encoding acyl-CoA dehydrogenase family protein produces MHLEYTPEQQRLRTELRAYFAELVPDHAYSRYDDPAAQKRFYRETIRRLGTDGWLGVGWPEEYGGRGLSPMEQFIFFDEAAQAGVPLPLMALNTVGPTIMQFGTDEQKAYFLPKILAGEIDFAIGYSEPDAGTDLAALKTRAVRDGDEYVVDGQKIWTTNGDTADWVWLAVRTDPDAPPHKGITMLLVPTADPGYSCTVINTLASHDTTASYYENIRVPVTRRVGKENQGWRLITNQLNHERVTLAAHGTMAIRALHDVQHWAMETKLTDGRRVVDLPWVRRLLARTYARLDAMKLLNWQMVNAVQEGTLTPQDASAVKVYGSEARRDAYAWLMEIVAAAGALKEGSAGVVLHGELERGYRSAVIFTFGGGNNEIQREIISWIGLGMPRVRR; encoded by the coding sequence GTGCATCTCGAATACACGCCCGAGCAGCAGCGACTGCGCACCGAACTGCGCGCCTACTTCGCCGAGTTGGTGCCCGACCACGCCTACTCGCGCTACGACGACCCGGCCGCCCAGAAGCGCTTCTACCGCGAGACGATCCGCCGGCTCGGCACGGACGGCTGGCTCGGCGTCGGTTGGCCCGAGGAGTACGGCGGGCGCGGGCTGTCGCCGATGGAGCAGTTCATCTTCTTCGACGAGGCCGCGCAGGCGGGCGTACCGCTGCCGCTGATGGCGCTCAACACGGTCGGCCCGACGATCATGCAGTTCGGCACCGACGAACAGAAGGCGTACTTCCTCCCGAAGATCCTCGCCGGCGAGATCGACTTCGCGATCGGCTACAGCGAGCCCGATGCCGGTACCGACCTCGCGGCGCTCAAGACGCGCGCCGTACGGGACGGCGACGAGTACGTCGTCGACGGCCAGAAGATCTGGACGACCAATGGCGACACCGCCGACTGGGTCTGGCTCGCTGTCCGCACCGACCCGGACGCCCCGCCGCACAAGGGCATCACCATGCTCCTGGTCCCGACCGCCGACCCCGGCTACTCCTGCACGGTGATCAACACCCTCGCCTCGCACGACACCACCGCGAGTTACTACGAGAACATCCGTGTCCCCGTCACCCGCCGCGTCGGCAAGGAGAACCAGGGCTGGCGCCTGATCACCAACCAGCTCAACCACGAGCGCGTCACCCTCGCCGCCCACGGCACCATGGCGATCCGCGCCCTGCACGACGTCCAGCACTGGGCCATGGAGACCAAACTCACCGACGGCCGCCGCGTCGTCGACCTCCCCTGGGTCCGCCGCCTCCTCGCCCGCACCTACGCCAGGCTCGACGCGATGAAACTCCTCAACTGGCAGATGGTGAACGCCGTCCAGGAAGGCACCCTCACCCCGCAGGACGCCTCCGCCGTCAAGGTCTACGGCTCGGAGGCGCGCCGCGACGCGTACGCCTGGCTCATGGAGATCGTCGCCGCGGCCGGCGCCCTGAAGGAGGGCTCGGCAGGGGTCGTCCTGCACGGCGAGTTGGAGCGCGGCTACCGCTCCGCCGTCATCTTCACCTTCGGCGGCGGCAACAACGAGATCCAGCGGGAGATCATCTCGTGGATCGGGCTGGGGATGCCCAGGGTGCGGCGGTAG
- a CDS encoding acyl-CoA synthetase translates to MSTQGETTQGGTTQGASTPPAGFWAQAAQEPDREVLVAPDGEVWTAGRLHAAANQLVHGLRAAGLERGDAFAVVLPNGVEFFTAHLAATQAGFYLVPVNHHFVAPEIAWIVADSGAKVLIAHERFAEAARQAADEAGLPATHRYAVGTVESFRPYAELLDGQPESAPADRTLGWVMNYTSGTTGRPRGIRRPLPGRPPESAYLGGFLGIFGIKPFDDNVHLVCSPLYHTAVLQFAGASLHIGHRLVLMDKWTPEEMLRLIDREKCTHTHMVPTQFHRLLALPQDIRARYDVSSMRHAIHGAAPCPDHVKRAMIDWWGQCVEEYYAASEGGGAFATAEDWLKKPGTVGKAWPISELAVFDDDGKRLPPGELGTVYMKMSTGGFAYHKDEDKTKKNRIGDFFTVGDLGILDEDGYLFLRDRKIDMIISGGVNIYPAEIESALLAHPAVADAAAFGIPHDEWGEEVKAVVEPSSGHEPGPALATALLDHCAEQLAGYKRPKSIDFITEMPRDPNGKLYKRRLRDPYWEGRTRPV, encoded by the coding sequence GTGAGCACCCAGGGTGAGACCACACAGGGCGGGACCACACAGGGTGCGAGCACACCCCCCGCCGGCTTCTGGGCCCAAGCGGCTCAGGAACCCGACCGTGAGGTCCTCGTCGCTCCGGACGGCGAGGTGTGGACCGCCGGCCGACTGCACGCCGCCGCGAACCAACTCGTCCACGGTCTGCGCGCCGCCGGACTCGAACGCGGCGACGCCTTCGCGGTCGTCCTGCCCAACGGCGTCGAGTTCTTCACGGCCCATCTGGCCGCCACCCAGGCCGGGTTCTACCTCGTCCCCGTCAACCACCACTTCGTCGCACCGGAGATCGCCTGGATCGTCGCGGACTCCGGCGCCAAGGTGCTCATCGCGCACGAGCGGTTCGCCGAGGCAGCCCGCCAGGCCGCCGACGAGGCAGGCCTGCCCGCCACCCACCGGTACGCGGTCGGCACGGTCGAGAGCTTCCGGCCGTACGCCGAACTCCTCGACGGACAACCGGAGTCGGCGCCCGCGGACCGCACGCTCGGCTGGGTCATGAACTACACCTCGGGCACCACCGGCCGCCCCCGCGGCATCCGCCGCCCCCTGCCGGGCAGGCCGCCCGAGTCGGCGTACCTCGGCGGGTTCCTCGGCATCTTCGGCATCAAGCCGTTCGACGACAACGTCCACCTGGTCTGCTCACCGCTCTACCACACGGCCGTCCTCCAGTTCGCGGGCGCGAGCCTGCACATAGGGCACCGTCTGGTCCTGATGGACAAGTGGACCCCGGAGGAGATGCTCCGCCTGATCGACCGCGAGAAATGCACCCACACCCATATGGTCCCGACCCAGTTCCACCGCCTCCTCGCCCTCCCGCAGGACATACGGGCGCGCTACGACGTCTCGTCCATGCGGCACGCCATCCATGGCGCCGCGCCGTGCCCCGACCATGTGAAGCGGGCGATGATCGACTGGTGGGGCCAGTGTGTGGAGGAGTACTACGCGGCCAGCGAGGGCGGCGGTGCCTTCGCGACCGCCGAGGACTGGCTGAAGAAGCCCGGCACGGTCGGCAAGGCCTGGCCCATCAGCGAACTCGCGGTCTTCGACGACGACGGCAAGCGGCTCCCGCCCGGTGAACTCGGCACCGTGTACATGAAGATGAGCACCGGCGGCTTCGCCTACCACAAGGACGAGGACAAGACGAAGAAGAACCGCATCGGCGACTTCTTCACCGTCGGCGACCTCGGCATTCTCGACGAGGACGGCTATCTCTTCCTCCGCGACCGCAAGATCGACATGATCATCTCGGGCGGCGTCAACATCTACCCGGCCGAGATCGAGTCCGCGCTTCTCGCCCACCCCGCCGTCGCCGACGCCGCCGCCTTCGGCATCCCGCACGACGAGTGGGGCGAGGAGGTCAAGGCCGTCGTCGAACCGTCCTCCGGCCACGAGCCAGGACCGGCCCTCGCCACCGCCCTCCTCGACCACTGCGCCGAGCAACTCGCCGGCTACAAACGGCCCAAGAGCATCGACTTCATCACCGAGATGCCCCGCGACCCCAACGGCAAGCTGTACAAGCGGCGGCTGCGGGACCCGTACTGGGAGGGACGGACGCGGCCTGTGTGA
- a CDS encoding class I SAM-dependent methyltransferase: MSSVRDFYDALAADYHRIFPDWDASMARQAAALDGVVRDRLGSGPHQVLDCSCGIGTQAIGLAGVGHRVIGSDLSPAAVARAAVEAAARGVRLPVTVADMRSLPFRAAAFDVVVCADNSLAHLLTADDVGTALAGMRRVLRDDGLLMISIRDYDELRATRPTSTPPQLSTTAEGRVITFQLWRWHEDGERYDQEFFQLLPAGDGWEVRVRRVTSWVLTRGQLSDAVADAGFTDVSWHEPEGSGFYQPVLTARQT; the protein is encoded by the coding sequence ATGTCCTCCGTCCGGGATTTCTACGACGCGCTCGCCGCCGACTACCACCGGATCTTCCCGGACTGGGACGCGAGCATGGCCCGCCAGGCGGCGGCACTGGACGGCGTCGTCCGGGATCGGTTGGGTTCCGGGCCACACCAGGTGCTGGACTGTTCATGTGGGATCGGCACACAGGCGATCGGGCTGGCGGGCGTCGGACACCGGGTGATCGGGAGTGATCTGAGCCCGGCCGCGGTCGCGCGGGCCGCCGTCGAGGCCGCGGCCCGGGGTGTCCGCCTTCCGGTGACCGTGGCGGACATGCGGTCGCTGCCGTTCCGGGCAGCCGCCTTCGACGTCGTGGTCTGTGCCGACAACTCCCTCGCGCATCTGCTCACCGCCGACGACGTCGGTACGGCTCTGGCCGGCATGCGGCGGGTCCTGCGCGACGACGGGCTCCTGATGATCAGCATCCGGGACTACGACGAACTCCGGGCCACCCGGCCCACGTCGACGCCTCCCCAGCTGTCGACGACCGCCGAAGGCCGGGTGATCACCTTCCAGTTGTGGCGCTGGCACGAGGACGGTGAGCGGTACGACCAGGAGTTCTTCCAGCTCCTGCCCGCGGGCGACGGTTGGGAGGTGCGGGTGCGCCGTGTCACCTCCTGGGTCCTGACCCGCGGCCAGTTGAGCGATGCGGTGGCCGACGCGGGCTTCACGGACGTCAGTTGGCACGAACCGGAGGGCAGTGGCTTCTACCAGCCCGTGCTCACGGCGCGACAGACCTAG
- a CDS encoding serine/threonine-protein kinase: MGDSRLIQGRYRLLDLIGRGGMGEVWRARDESLGRQVAVKCLKPLNPHHDQSFTRVLRERFRREARVAAALQHRGVTVVHDFGEADGVLYLVMELLDGRNLSQLLEDNEQRPLPVGDVVDIAEQVASALAYTHQQGIVHRDLKPANIMRLTDGTVKICDFGIARLGADIGFTSRLTGTGIAMGTPHYMSPEQISGTEVDQRSDLYSFGCVLYELTTGAPPFDLGDAWAILIGHRDTVPRPPRDERAEVPEYLEKVILDLLAKLPEQRPHDARELGRRITLGRTTPLYVPTVVTPQPQLRPSEAVSEPVSEPASREARLPSWTRGMTTGHKATGAGLRTTPPDAGAGLTGEWIARPTTGHAEEPAPESPSAPPTETLNALTGRHNAGLSLGRLGRWAEAGEVHRAVAAERQHLLGPDHPDTLASRYELGFTLSRTGRAADALHEYTHVARARERALGADHADTLAARQEMAYVLGQLGRHFDAHQVYTSVLAARERTMGPDHPDTLRCRHNLAFNLSRLGRLEDSYRMACEVAAARARVLGPGHPDTLVTRYEVAYALGQLGRWPEALQTYGEVAEARAQVLGPDHADTLAARYEIGISLGRLGRSADALKLYRDLIDDRTRVHGPAHPETLRARHGLGVNLGRLGRWEEALAESRDVCAIRERVLGADHTDTLVSRREVAVGLGWLGRWADALTEYRRVAAARERVLGPDHPDTLASRNDEAHCLEQLGRNAEAVELYRRVAVLRQGRAAGGH; encoded by the coding sequence ATGGGGGACAGCAGACTGATCCAGGGTCGCTACCGCCTGCTCGATCTGATCGGGCGCGGTGGCATGGGCGAGGTGTGGCGTGCGCGGGACGAGTCGCTGGGGCGGCAGGTCGCCGTGAAGTGCCTCAAGCCGCTGAACCCGCACCACGACCAGTCGTTCACCCGGGTCCTGCGCGAACGGTTCCGGCGGGAGGCCCGGGTGGCCGCCGCGTTGCAGCACCGCGGGGTGACCGTCGTCCATGACTTCGGTGAGGCGGACGGGGTCCTCTATCTGGTGATGGAACTGCTCGACGGCCGCAATCTCTCTCAGCTCCTGGAGGACAACGAACAGCGGCCGCTGCCCGTCGGGGACGTCGTCGACATCGCCGAGCAGGTCGCCTCCGCCCTCGCCTACACCCACCAACAGGGCATCGTGCACCGGGACTTGAAGCCCGCGAACATCATGCGGCTGACGGACGGCACGGTGAAGATCTGCGACTTCGGCATTGCCCGCCTCGGCGCCGACATCGGGTTCACCTCCCGGCTGACCGGCACCGGCATCGCGATGGGCACCCCGCACTACATGTCGCCGGAACAGATCAGCGGCACCGAGGTCGACCAGCGCAGCGACCTCTACTCCTTCGGCTGCGTGCTGTACGAACTCACCACCGGGGCACCGCCGTTCGACCTCGGCGACGCCTGGGCGATCCTCATCGGGCACCGCGACACCGTGCCCCGCCCGCCGCGCGACGAGCGGGCCGAGGTGCCCGAGTACCTGGAGAAGGTCATCCTCGACCTGCTCGCCAAGCTGCCGGAACAACGTCCGCATGACGCGCGTGAGTTGGGCCGCCGGATCACCTTGGGTCGTACGACACCCCTGTATGTGCCGACCGTTGTGACCCCGCAGCCCCAACTGCGCCCGTCCGAAGCCGTGTCCGAGCCCGTGTCGGAGCCGGCCTCCCGCGAAGCCCGCCTGCCGTCCTGGACGCGCGGGATGACCACCGGGCACAAGGCGACCGGCGCCGGACTGCGCACCACCCCGCCGGACGCCGGAGCCGGACTCACCGGCGAGTGGATCGCCCGCCCGACCACCGGCCACGCCGAGGAACCCGCGCCGGAGTCACCGTCCGCACCGCCCACGGAGACCCTCAACGCCCTGACCGGACGCCACAACGCGGGCCTGAGCCTGGGGAGGTTGGGCCGCTGGGCGGAGGCCGGCGAGGTGCACCGCGCGGTCGCAGCGGAACGGCAGCACCTGCTGGGCCCGGACCACCCCGACACCCTCGCCAGCCGGTACGAACTCGGCTTCACCCTCAGCCGTACCGGCCGTGCCGCCGACGCTCTGCACGAGTACACCCACGTCGCCCGCGCCAGGGAACGTGCGTTGGGCGCCGACCATGCCGACACGCTCGCCGCCCGGCAGGAAATGGCGTACGTCCTGGGGCAGTTGGGCCGGCACTTCGACGCACACCAGGTGTACACGTCCGTACTCGCCGCCCGGGAACGCACCATGGGCCCCGACCACCCGGACACCCTGCGCTGCCGCCACAACCTCGCCTTCAACCTCAGCCGGTTGGGCCGTCTGGAGGACTCGTACCGCATGGCCTGCGAGGTCGCCGCCGCCCGCGCCCGCGTGCTGGGCCCTGGTCATCCCGACACACTGGTCACCCGCTACGAAGTCGCCTACGCACTAGGCCAGTTGGGCCGCTGGCCCGAGGCACTCCAGACCTACGGCGAGGTCGCCGAAGCCCGCGCGCAAGTTCTCGGCCCCGACCACGCGGACACCCTCGCCGCCCGCTACGAGATCGGCATCAGTCTCGGCCGGCTCGGCCGCAGCGCCGACGCCCTGAAGCTGTACCGCGACCTGATCGACGACCGCACCCGTGTCCACGGCCCCGCCCACCCCGAGACCCTCCGCGCCCGCCACGGCCTCGGCGTCAACCTCGGGCGCCTCGGCCGCTGGGAGGAGGCCCTCGCCGAGTCCCGCGACGTGTGCGCCATCCGCGAGCGCGTCCTCGGCGCCGACCACACCGACACCCTGGTCAGCCGCCGCGAGGTCGCCGTGGGCCTCGGCTGGCTGGGCCGCTGGGCCGACGCCCTCACCGAGTACCGCCGGGTGGCCGCCGCCCGCGAGCGCGTCCTGGGCCCGGACCACCCCGACACCCTCGCCAGCCGCAACGACGAGGCCCACTGCCTGGAACAACTCGGCCGCAACGCCGAGGCGGTCGAGCTGTATCGCCGCGTGGCGGTACTCAGGCAGGGGCGGGCGGCCGGCGGGCACTGA
- a CDS encoding NAD(P)H-dependent flavin oxidoreductase, producing the protein MQTELSKKLGVEHAIFGFTPFPAVAAAISRAGGLGVLGAVRYTAPDDLKHDLDWLEAHVDGMPYGLDVVMPAKKVEGVTEAEVEAMIPEGHRQFVTETLAKYGVPELAEGEVSGWRITGWMEQVARNQLDVAFDYPIKLLANALGSPPADVVARAHDHNVLVAALAGSARHARKHAEGGIDIVVAQGYEAGGHTGEIASMVLTPEVVEAVDPLPVLAAGGIGSGQQVAAALSLGAQGVWLGSIWLTTTEADMHSPALTRKLLAAGSGDTVRSRALTGKPARQLRTEWTDAWDDTDGPGTLPMPLQGLLVAEAVSRIQKYEIDPLLGTPVGQIVGRMNSERSVQAVFDDLTRGFEHAVDRINRIAGRSGQ; encoded by the coding sequence ATGCAGACGGAGTTGAGCAAGAAACTGGGAGTCGAGCACGCCATTTTCGGCTTCACGCCGTTCCCCGCCGTCGCCGCGGCCATCAGCCGGGCCGGCGGTCTCGGAGTGCTCGGCGCGGTCCGCTACACCGCCCCCGACGACCTCAAGCACGACCTCGACTGGCTGGAGGCGCACGTCGACGGGATGCCCTACGGCCTCGACGTCGTGATGCCGGCGAAGAAGGTCGAGGGCGTCACCGAGGCCGAGGTCGAGGCGATGATCCCGGAAGGGCACCGGCAGTTCGTCACCGAGACCCTGGCCAAGTACGGCGTGCCCGAACTCGCCGAGGGCGAGGTGTCCGGCTGGCGCATCACCGGGTGGATGGAACAGGTCGCCCGCAACCAGCTCGACGTCGCCTTCGACTACCCGATCAAGCTGCTCGCCAACGCCCTCGGCTCGCCGCCCGCCGACGTCGTCGCCCGCGCCCACGACCACAACGTGCTCGTCGCCGCGCTCGCGGGCAGCGCCCGGCATGCCCGCAAGCACGCGGAGGGCGGTATCGACATCGTCGTGGCCCAGGGCTACGAGGCGGGCGGCCACACCGGCGAGATCGCCTCCATGGTGCTCACGCCCGAGGTCGTCGAGGCCGTCGACCCGTTGCCGGTTCTCGCCGCGGGCGGCATCGGCAGCGGACAGCAGGTGGCCGCCGCGCTCAGTCTCGGTGCGCAGGGTGTGTGGCTGGGCTCCATATGGCTGACCACCACAGAGGCCGATATGCACTCGCCCGCCCTGACCCGCAAGCTCCTCGCGGCCGGTTCCGGCGACACCGTCCGCTCCCGCGCCCTGACCGGGAAACCGGCCCGCCAACTGCGCACCGAGTGGACCGACGCCTGGGACGACACGGACGGTCCGGGCACCCTTCCCATGCCCCTCCAGGGGCTGCTGGTCGCGGAGGCCGTCTCGCGCATCCAGAAGTACGAGATCGACCCGCTGCTCGGTACCCCCGTCGGCCAGATCGTCGGCCGCATGAACAGCGAACGCAGTGTCCAGGCCGTCTTCGACGACCTCACCCGCGGCTTCGAGCACGCGGTCGACCGCATCAACCGCATCGCCGGAAGGAGCGGCCAGTGA
- a CDS encoding phytoene desaturase family protein, translated as MPAHEGPGHRTYDAVIVGGGHNGLVAAAYLARAGRSVLVLERLGGTGGAAVSTRPFAGVDARLSRYSYLVSLLPKKIVRDLGLDFRIRGRTISSYTPVERDGRPTGLLVGGGERRTRDAFARLTGGDREYAAWQRLYGMTGRLAQRVFPTLTEPLPTRDELRRRVDDEDAWRMLFEEPIGVAIEENFTDDLVRGVVLTDALIGTFADAHDVSLAQNRCFLYHVIGGGTGAWDVPVGGMGALTDALATTARVAGAVLATGHEAVRIDTDGRAAEITYRTAEGEGTVAARHVLVGASPQQLAALTGDEPPAPAEGAQLKVNMLLKRLPRLRDTSVDPREAFAGTFHIAEGYDQLAAAHAQAASGSLPAAPPSEIYCHSLTDPSILGRDLVEDGYQTLTLFGLHTPARLFERDNDAVRDELLKATLAQLDHHLAEPLTDCLATDADGRPCIEAKTPLDLERDLRLPGGNIFHRELTWPYAQEDTGRWGVETRHANVLLCGAGAVRGGGVSGVPGHNAAMAVLEAGE; from the coding sequence ATGCCTGCACACGAGGGACCCGGACACCGGACGTACGACGCCGTCATCGTCGGCGGTGGCCACAACGGCCTGGTCGCCGCCGCCTACCTGGCCCGGGCCGGGCGCTCCGTGCTGGTCCTGGAACGCCTCGGCGGCACCGGCGGCGCCGCTGTGTCGACGCGCCCGTTCGCCGGGGTCGACGCGCGGCTGTCGCGGTACTCGTACCTGGTCAGCCTGTTGCCCAAGAAGATCGTGCGGGACCTCGGCCTCGACTTCCGTATCCGCGGCCGCACCATCTCGTCGTACACCCCCGTGGAACGCGACGGACGCCCCACCGGCCTCCTCGTCGGCGGCGGCGAGCGCCGTACCCGGGACGCCTTCGCCCGGCTGACCGGCGGCGACCGCGAGTACGCGGCCTGGCAGCGGCTCTACGGCATGACCGGCCGCCTCGCGCAGCGGGTCTTCCCCACGCTCACCGAACCGCTCCCCACTCGCGACGAACTGCGCCGCCGCGTGGACGACGAGGACGCCTGGCGGATGCTCTTCGAGGAACCGATCGGCGTCGCCATCGAGGAGAACTTCACCGACGACCTGGTCCGGGGCGTCGTCCTCACCGACGCCCTCATCGGCACCTTCGCCGACGCCCACGACGTCTCCCTCGCGCAGAACCGTTGCTTCCTCTACCACGTCATCGGCGGCGGAACCGGCGCCTGGGACGTCCCCGTCGGCGGCATGGGCGCACTGACCGACGCCCTCGCCACCACCGCGCGCGTGGCCGGCGCCGTCCTCGCCACCGGCCACGAGGCCGTACGGATCGACACCGACGGACGCGCCGCCGAGATCACCTACCGCACCGCCGAGGGGGAGGGGACCGTAGCCGCCCGGCACGTCCTCGTCGGCGCCTCGCCGCAGCAACTGGCCGCCCTCACCGGCGACGAGCCGCCCGCCCCCGCCGAGGGCGCCCAGCTCAAGGTCAACATGCTGCTCAAGCGACTGCCCCGGCTGCGCGACACCTCGGTCGACCCGCGCGAGGCCTTCGCCGGCACCTTCCACATCGCCGAGGGCTACGACCAACTGGCCGCCGCACACGCCCAGGCCGCGTCCGGCTCGCTGCCCGCCGCGCCGCCCTCCGAGATCTACTGCCACTCGCTCACCGACCCGAGCATCCTCGGGCGCGACCTCGTCGAGGACGGCTACCAGACCCTCACGCTCTTCGGTCTGCACACCCCGGCGCGGCTGTTCGAGCGGGACAACGACGCCGTACGCGACGAGCTGTTGAAGGCGACGCTGGCCCAGTTGGACCACCACCTCGCCGAACCCCTCACGGACTGCCTGGCCACCGACGCGGACGGCCGCCCCTGCATCGAGGCGAAGACTCCGCTGGACCTGGAACGCGACCTCCGACTCCCCGGCGGCAACATCTTCCACCGCGAACTGACCTGGCCCTACGCCCAGGAGGACACTGGCCGTTGGGGTGTCGAGACCCGGCACGCGAACGTCCTGCTGTGCGGGGCGGGCGCGGTGCGGGGCGGCGGCGTGAGCGGGGTGCCGGGGCACAACGCGGCGATGGCGGTGCTGGAGGCGGGGGAGTGA